The following are encoded together in the Proteiniphilum saccharofermentans genome:
- a CDS encoding SusC/RagA family TonB-linked outer membrane protein: MRLNLKLNVPTILCAFSLFFWYMPMSSQASVFEKKEVLKNVEQDITVRGKVIDENNDPVIGASILVVRTGGGTVTDIDGNFTISVRKGDEIRISYVGYETQSIQVTSGSLTVQLEPDAQTLDEVVIVGYGTQRVRDLTGAATGVNMDEIAELPGASIIDALAGQVVGLSVTQSSGRPGSTGSFRVRQPMSFDGSSAFNQPLIVIDDVVQVDENGEPSMTVFNMLNHSDIESMTILKDASAAVYGSRASAGVILVKTKRGSVGTPKISYSAKLDFSDAVGHIKTMNAYETGVFTNRMLNQLDRINGNSNWAPYLYSESELNAMKNLNYDWLDRAWQSALSQRHSLTVDGGSEKLTYFAGINYQNQETNLGKIQDFDKWTFRTGGEITVAAGLKLSASISGYNTKQTGNNPQARISSGPWGSQSPSHDYPMLRHMPKFIPIEAEILDPVTNEMRNFYLSPWVGPHAVNTSTDANVGSGFPVWNFFANEDSKSRSYLEQNGYNANFSLNYDIPFIKGLSVRGTYAVGYDNSYNNNVGDYYQLARAGNTDREGMHLIGEHTIWNFINYGDPDGTDISRKPTITYTKNIRKSEQLNFMLMYNGTFGRHDVSATGVIERGEAEGINQQQLYRGPGRSYNGVSATAGTLSTNAQETYFRKYESGSLSYVGRANYKYDNRYLFQFVIRADASTKFAPENYWGIFPTGSAGWVISEEKFFKNSKLSNTIDFLKLRYSLGQTGKDNVDAWMWLQLYNINPTGGLGFGSIGGQPALGANIRGTANRDIKWDTSIKQNLGLDFSILSGRLSLTTDYYYDKTKDLIMQIADDEEPIYIGARLPPINYGKKDAWGWEFSLRWNDRINQSLLPSWGPIRYGIGIDYSINWNKTVLGQEPVFDYPALVQDQGSWTGYRGPGHQWGFKVWKNTSQGDGMLRTQEDIDKYWQYLTDLATAAGTTPSYLGITSKDRMFPGMIAYQDLAGDIDVENQTIAGPNGVISRDHGEDYAKLASNRRHGVNTKLSLQWGDFSWSSMISTGWGGYYALDNDVRQAINNSTIIWSQFSYVADMFDPDDNPNGKYPSMAVPSAFGERSDFWQVSSFRMYVRNMVFGYSLPKKLLQNVKIERLQFNLTGNNLWDFYNPYPGRYRNMYDGGRTDYPTLRTWTLGVNMTF, from the coding sequence ATGAGATTAAATCTTAAATTAAATGTGCCGACGATATTGTGCGCCTTTAGTTTATTTTTCTGGTACATGCCAATGTCATCTCAGGCATCTGTTTTTGAAAAAAAAGAAGTTTTAAAGAATGTTGAACAAGACATTACCGTGCGAGGTAAAGTAATTGATGAGAACAATGATCCTGTAATCGGTGCTTCGATTCTGGTTGTAAGAACCGGCGGTGGGACTGTTACCGACATTGATGGAAACTTCACAATTTCAGTAAGGAAAGGAGATGAAATAAGGATATCTTATGTCGGGTATGAAACACAAAGCATTCAGGTAACCTCTGGTAGCCTTACGGTTCAATTGGAGCCTGATGCCCAGACATTGGATGAAGTGGTGATAGTGGGTTACGGTACACAACGCGTGAGGGATCTGACCGGTGCGGCAACAGGTGTGAACATGGATGAGATCGCGGAGTTGCCGGGTGCTTCCATTATAGATGCGCTGGCAGGGCAGGTAGTGGGATTATCTGTAACTCAAAGTAGCGGTCGACCCGGTTCAACCGGTTCGTTCAGGGTGCGCCAACCTATGAGTTTCGATGGAAGTTCGGCGTTTAATCAACCACTGATCGTTATTGATGATGTGGTGCAGGTGGATGAGAATGGAGAACCTAGTATGACTGTTTTTAACATGTTGAATCATTCCGACATTGAAAGCATGACAATCCTGAAAGACGCTTCAGCTGCTGTGTATGGCTCCCGTGCCTCTGCTGGCGTAATACTGGTAAAAACAAAAAGAGGATCTGTTGGTACGCCAAAAATCTCTTATTCTGCAAAGTTGGATTTCTCTGATGCGGTCGGGCATATAAAAACAATGAATGCATATGAAACCGGCGTGTTTACCAATCGGATGCTGAATCAATTAGACAGGATCAATGGTAATTCAAATTGGGCGCCATATCTTTATTCCGAAAGTGAGTTGAATGCGATGAAAAACCTGAACTATGACTGGTTGGATAGGGCATGGCAGTCGGCATTGTCTCAACGCCATTCACTAACGGTTGATGGCGGTTCGGAAAAATTAACCTATTTTGCCGGGATCAATTACCAAAATCAGGAAACAAATTTAGGAAAGATCCAGGATTTTGATAAATGGACATTCCGTACAGGTGGCGAGATAACCGTTGCGGCGGGATTAAAACTGTCGGCCTCGATTTCAGGATACAATACCAAACAAACCGGCAATAATCCTCAGGCAAGGATTTCTTCCGGCCCATGGGGAAGTCAAAGCCCTTCACACGATTACCCGATGCTGCGCCACATGCCAAAATTCATTCCTATAGAGGCTGAGATTCTGGATCCTGTCACCAATGAGATGCGAAATTTCTATTTGTCGCCATGGGTTGGTCCCCATGCTGTGAACACGTCTACAGACGCAAATGTCGGTAGCGGGTTCCCGGTATGGAACTTTTTTGCCAATGAAGATTCCAAATCGAGAAGTTACCTGGAGCAGAATGGTTACAATGCGAACTTCTCTTTAAATTACGATATTCCGTTTATCAAAGGATTATCGGTAAGGGGAACCTATGCAGTGGGTTATGACAATTCATATAACAATAACGTGGGCGACTATTACCAGCTTGCACGTGCCGGAAATACCGATAGAGAAGGGATGCACCTGATCGGAGAGCATACAATCTGGAATTTTATCAACTATGGGGATCCTGACGGTACCGATATCAGTAGGAAACCTACAATTACTTATACTAAGAATATAAGAAAATCGGAACAGCTTAATTTCATGTTGATGTACAACGGCACATTTGGCAGACATGACGTATCTGCTACAGGGGTCATTGAGCGAGGTGAAGCGGAGGGCATCAATCAGCAGCAATTATACAGGGGCCCCGGAAGATCATACAATGGCGTAAGCGCTACAGCCGGGACGCTGAGTACGAATGCCCAGGAAACCTATTTCAGAAAATATGAGAGTGGATCTTTATCATATGTGGGCAGGGCAAATTACAAATACGATAATCGTTATCTGTTTCAGTTTGTTATCCGTGCTGATGCTTCCACGAAATTTGCCCCTGAAAATTACTGGGGTATTTTCCCTACAGGGTCTGCCGGTTGGGTTATATCGGAAGAAAAATTCTTCAAAAACAGCAAATTATCCAATACGATAGATTTTTTAAAATTACGTTATAGTTTAGGGCAGACAGGGAAGGACAATGTGGACGCCTGGATGTGGTTACAACTCTATAATATCAATCCGACCGGTGGCCTCGGATTCGGAAGTATAGGCGGGCAACCTGCTTTGGGAGCTAATATAAGAGGTACTGCGAATCGTGATATCAAGTGGGACACTTCAATCAAGCAAAACCTGGGGTTGGATTTTAGTATATTGTCGGGACGTTTGTCCCTTACGACGGATTATTATTACGACAAAACGAAAGATTTGATTATGCAGATCGCTGATGATGAAGAACCCATCTATATCGGGGCAAGGCTACCACCGATCAATTATGGGAAGAAAGATGCCTGGGGATGGGAATTTTCATTAAGGTGGAACGACAGGATTAACCAATCTTTGCTTCCGTCATGGGGACCGATCAGATATGGAATTGGGATTGACTATAGTATAAACTGGAACAAAACCGTATTGGGACAAGAGCCTGTTTTCGATTATCCCGCACTTGTGCAAGATCAGGGCAGTTGGACAGGCTATCGTGGCCCCGGACATCAATGGGGGTTTAAAGTTTGGAAAAATACAAGCCAGGGCGACGGGATGCTTAGGACGCAGGAAGATATCGACAAATATTGGCAGTATCTTACCGATCTGGCAACGGCAGCCGGCACTACTCCCAGTTATCTTGGTATTACTTCCAAGGATAGAATGTTTCCCGGCATGATTGCTTATCAGGATCTTGCAGGAGATATCGATGTCGAAAACCAAACTATTGCCGGTCCGAATGGTGTAATTTCGAGAGATCACGGTGAAGATTATGCCAAACTGGCCAGTAACAGGCGTCATGGCGTGAATACAAAATTAAGCCTTCAGTGGGGAGATTTTAGCTGGTCTTCTATGATCTCTACCGGTTGGGGTGGTTATTATGCTCTTGATAACGATGTAAGGCAAGCCATTAATAATAGCACCATTATATGGTCCCAATTCTCTTATGTAGCCGATATGTTCGATCCGGATGATAATCCGAATGGAAAATATCCGAGTATGGCTGTTCCAAGTGCATTTGGGGAGCGTTCCGATTTCTGGCAAGTATCCTCTTTCAGAATGTATGTAAGAAATATGGTTTTTGGCTATTCATTACCGAAAAAGTTATTACAAAACGTTAAGATCGAAAGATTGCAATTTAATTTGACAGGTAATAACTTATGGGACTTTTACAATCCGTACCCCGGCAGGTATAGAAATATGTACGATGGCGGGCGGACTGATTATCCTACATTAAGGACATGGACTTTAGGGGTTAATATGACATTCTGA
- a CDS encoding sugar phosphate isomerase/epimerase family protein, producing MNCNGKTKPDGESNHLRYKIGVCDWMILKRQKIGAFELTSELNGDGVEVDMGGLGNRKLFDNKLRDTVFVEQFKSEADKYNLEIASIAMSAFYAQSFVERENYRELLDDCIQTMKKMDVEIAFLPLGVQGDLNKRPDIRPELVRRLKVVGDMAEQAGVVIGIETSLDAASEINLLEEIGSPAIKIYFNFQNPLEAGRDIYEELKILGKERICQIHCTDTDSVTLPYNKRLDMRKIKSVLDEMEWSGWLIVERSRDKNEPTDVRKNFGTNIDYLKDIFQR from the coding sequence ATGAACTGCAATGGAAAAACAAAACCGGATGGGGAGTCGAATCACCTACGATATAAAATTGGAGTATGTGATTGGATGATATTGAAACGTCAGAAGATTGGAGCTTTTGAATTGACCAGCGAACTGAATGGAGACGGTGTTGAAGTTGATATGGGAGGACTGGGAAATAGGAAATTGTTCGATAATAAATTACGGGATACTGTTTTTGTTGAACAGTTCAAAAGCGAGGCTGACAAATATAATCTGGAAATTGCTTCGATTGCCATGTCTGCATTTTACGCACAATCTTTTGTAGAGAGAGAAAATTACAGGGAACTGTTGGACGATTGTATCCAAACGATGAAAAAAATGGATGTGGAAATAGCCTTTTTACCGTTGGGGGTGCAGGGTGATCTGAATAAAAGACCCGACATCAGGCCCGAATTGGTCAGAAGGCTGAAAGTGGTCGGCGATATGGCAGAACAGGCAGGGGTAGTAATAGGTATTGAGACTTCTTTGGATGCTGCATCGGAAATAAATTTGTTAGAAGAAATCGGCTCTCCGGCCATTAAGATCTATTTTAATTTTCAAAATCCGTTGGAAGCAGGCAGGGATATTTATGAAGAGCTGAAGATATTGGGGAAAGAGAGAATTTGCCAGATCCATTGTACGGACACCGACAGTGTTACGTTACCTTACAACAAAAGGTTGGACATGAGAAAAATTAAATCAGTACTCGATGAAATGGAATGGAGCGGTTGGCTTATTGTAGAGAGGTCCAGAGATAAAAATGAACCGACCGATGTAAGGAAAAATTTCGGTACTAATATCGATTATTTGAAAGATATATTTCAACGATAA
- a CDS encoding ATP-binding protein — MVSRIITEKIKFLAGKYPIITLTGTRQCGKSTLLKSAFPDYRYVSLEDLDLRMMAKDDPRGFLQNFGSKTIIDEAQYVPELFSYIQTKVDAENKAGMYILSGSHNFLLLQNISQSLAGRTAVLKLAPFSITELQNASLLPNTLNDFLFTGGYPRIYDKQIAPADFYPHYIQTYIDRDIRTIREISNLSQFVRFLKLCAARTGQLLNITSLANEAEISVPTANAWLSLLESSYVVFLLKPYHNNFNKRLVKSPKLYFYDTGLAASLLGLENSEQLSTHYLRGEIFETMVISEIVKQHFFAGLEPQIYFWRDSNKNEVDLLIESGGQLQAIEIKSSATMKNDFFDTLQLFQSFSGISPENLFVVYGGETDYTTKKGKFISWKNPFQVKSGYPLDR; from the coding sequence ATGGTTTCAAGAATAATTACAGAGAAAATCAAGTTTCTTGCAGGCAAATATCCTATCATAACACTTACAGGAACAAGGCAATGCGGAAAATCGACACTGCTAAAATCGGCATTCCCTGACTATCGTTATGTGAGTTTGGAGGATTTGGACTTGCGAATGATGGCAAAAGACGATCCGCGCGGTTTTTTGCAAAACTTTGGCAGTAAAACCATTATTGACGAGGCACAGTATGTTCCCGAACTCTTTTCGTACATTCAAACAAAAGTCGATGCTGAAAACAAGGCGGGAATGTATATTTTATCGGGATCGCATAATTTTTTGCTGTTGCAAAACATATCGCAAAGTTTGGCAGGACGGACGGCAGTGCTGAAACTCGCGCCTTTTTCCATTACAGAACTGCAAAACGCCTCGCTTTTGCCCAATACGCTCAACGATTTCCTTTTTACAGGCGGCTACCCGCGCATTTATGACAAACAAATTGCGCCCGCTGATTTTTACCCGCACTACATTCAAACTTATATCGACCGCGATATTCGCACAATTCGCGAAATCAGCAACCTGTCGCAGTTTGTCCGTTTCCTCAAACTTTGCGCCGCGCGGACAGGGCAATTATTGAACATTACCTCGCTCGCAAACGAGGCGGAAATCAGCGTACCTACTGCCAATGCATGGCTCTCGCTTTTGGAGAGTTCTTATGTGGTTTTTTTGTTAAAACCATATCACAATAATTTCAATAAACGGCTTGTCAAATCGCCGAAACTCTATTTTTACGATACGGGCTTGGCGGCGTCTTTGCTTGGTTTGGAAAATTCCGAACAACTTTCTACCCATTATTTGCGGGGCGAAATTTTTGAAACGATGGTAATTTCCGAAATTGTAAAGCAGCATTTTTTCGCAGGGCTTGAGCCGCAAATCTATTTTTGGCGCGACAGCAACAAAAACGAAGTCGATTTGCTGATTGAAAGCGGCGGACAGTTGCAGGCAATCGAAATAAAATCTTCCGCCACAATGAAAAACGACTTCTTCGATACGCTGCAACTTTTCCAATCGTTTAGCGGAATAAGCCCTGAAAATCTGTTTGTAGTTTATGGCGGAGAAACCGATTATACGACAAAAAAAGGCAAGTTTATATCGTGGAAAAATCCATTTCAGGTAAAAAGTGGTTATCCTTTGGATCGTTAG
- a CDS encoding endonuclease Q family protein, which produces MSYIADLHLHSHYSRATSKELNLESLFQWARIKGIHVVGTGDFTHPLWFKEIKEKLEPDGTGLFRLKNPPKKEIDGFKCKDIDIRFCLTSEISSIYKQGDKVYKNHNCVYAPDFETVARINAKLAQIGNLEADGRPILGLPARNLLEIVLETSDDAHLIPAHIWTPWFSLFGSKSGSDTIEECFGDLSHHIFALETGLSSDPEMNWRLSMLDKYTLVSNSDAHSPQKLGREANLFDTEQSYYALFDALKTRKGFLGTYEFFPEEGKYHMDGHRKCNVCFEPEESIRHKNICPKCGRPLTIGVLHRVFELSDRRQPQQPEGAPGFHYIIPLPEILAEIKNASSSGNVVNRFFQQAISSFGNEFTLLTEVPVEDIKKQAGMLLAEAIQRMRAREVHPQGGYDGEYGIIKIFKEGEIERLTGQMDLFGAADITKTAKRESRDTEITKKIPLPDLTEPTGAPSLNAEQQAARSAFYFSFRKARRRSFRKARSNRCCVIYF; this is translated from the coding sequence ATGTCTTATATTGCCGACCTTCATCTTCATTCCCACTATTCACGGGCTACCAGCAAGGAACTGAATCTTGAATCACTTTTCCAGTGGGCACGTATCAAAGGGATCCATGTGGTAGGCACGGGAGACTTTACACATCCCCTCTGGTTTAAAGAGATAAAAGAAAAGCTGGAGCCGGACGGAACAGGTTTGTTCCGTCTGAAAAATCCCCCGAAAAAAGAGATCGACGGATTCAAATGCAAGGATATTGACATACGGTTTTGCCTTACTTCCGAGATAAGCTCCATTTATAAACAGGGAGATAAGGTGTATAAAAATCATAACTGTGTATATGCCCCGGATTTTGAAACAGTTGCCCGCATTAATGCGAAGTTGGCGCAAATCGGAAATCTGGAAGCAGACGGGAGACCCATATTGGGACTGCCTGCGCGCAACCTGCTGGAGATCGTATTGGAAACTTCCGATGATGCCCATCTTATCCCGGCTCATATCTGGACACCCTGGTTCTCCCTCTTCGGCTCAAAATCGGGTTCCGATACAATAGAAGAATGTTTCGGCGATTTATCCCACCATATCTTTGCCCTCGAAACCGGTTTGTCTTCCGATCCGGAGATGAACTGGCGGTTGAGCATGCTTGACAAATATACGCTGGTATCCAATTCGGACGCCCATTCTCCGCAAAAACTGGGACGTGAAGCCAATCTGTTCGATACCGAACAAAGTTACTACGCCCTGTTCGATGCACTGAAAACAAGGAAAGGATTCCTTGGCACCTATGAATTTTTTCCCGAAGAGGGCAAATACCATATGGATGGACACCGCAAGTGCAACGTCTGCTTTGAACCGGAAGAAAGCATCCGGCACAAGAACATTTGTCCGAAATGCGGCCGGCCACTCACTATAGGCGTCCTGCACCGTGTCTTCGAATTGTCCGACCGCAGGCAGCCACAACAACCTGAAGGGGCTCCGGGGTTCCATTATATTATCCCCCTGCCCGAAATACTTGCCGAAATCAAAAATGCTTCCTCTTCCGGCAACGTGGTGAACCGGTTTTTCCAGCAGGCCATATCTTCGTTCGGCAACGAATTTACCCTCCTGACAGAGGTTCCGGTCGAAGATATCAAAAAACAGGCGGGCATGTTGCTGGCAGAAGCCATTCAACGGATGCGTGCGCGGGAAGTACATCCCCAGGGTGGGTATGACGGAGAATACGGCATCATTAAAATTTTCAAAGAAGGGGAAATCGAACGGCTTACAGGCCAGATGGATCTCTTTGGAGCGGCTGATATAACTAAAACCGCCAAACGTGAAAGCAGGGATACGGAGATTACGAAGAAAATTCCCTTACCCGATCTGACAGAACCGACCGGCGCTCCCTCCTTAAATGCGGAGCAACAGGCTGCAAGAAGCGCGTTTTACTTCTCTTTTCGGAAAGCAAGGAGAAGAAGTTTTCGCAAAGCAAGGAGCAACAGGTGTTGTGTCATTTATTTTTGA
- a CDS encoding 3'-5' exonuclease: MSFIFEKFITDETLDETGIIRKETILHIAREYEGDLEPFLHKILLDTYTDVARLKTDAVTLLTFHASKGLEYPVVFIAGAEEGVTPLLRNNIDIEEERRLFYVALTRAKDHLFITNSLMRKNFNQTENKTRSRFVGEIPASFRETIEKKPPKPKCEQLRLF, encoded by the coding sequence GTGTCATTTATTTTTGAAAAATTTATCACTGATGAGACCCTGGATGAGACGGGAATTATCCGGAAAGAAACTATTCTCCACATTGCCAGGGAATACGAAGGAGATCTGGAACCGTTTTTACATAAGATTTTGCTGGATACCTATACCGATGTGGCACGCCTGAAAACCGATGCGGTAACGCTGCTGACTTTCCACGCTTCCAAAGGGCTCGAGTATCCGGTTGTATTCATTGCAGGAGCCGAAGAAGGAGTCACTCCTTTACTGAGAAATAACATTGATATCGAAGAAGAAAGGAGACTTTTTTATGTAGCCCTTACCCGTGCCAAAGACCATTTGTTTATTACAAATTCTTTAATGAGAAAAAATTTCAACCAGACAGAAAATAAGACCCGGTCAAGATTCGTTGGAGAAATACCTGCTTCCTTCAGGGAAACCATAGAAAAGAAACCTCCAAAGCCTAAATGTGAACAATTGCGGTTGTTTTAG
- a CDS encoding HAD family hydrolase, translated as MKPLKNIIFDFGGVLIDWNPVYLYQEIFDKEEDMNYFLEHVCRYEWNVLQDAGRSLAEGTRVLQEQHPEYREEIAMYYGRWDEMLGGTIKENVKLIKPLKEKYNIYGLTNWSAETIPIAMERYDFFKDLDGMVVSGAEKIIKPDPKLYHILLERYEIEAGESLFIDDNYANIEAAQQLGFQTIHLAEGISLEEVLKAKAIL; from the coding sequence ATGAAACCATTAAAGAACATTATCTTTGACTTCGGTGGGGTGCTGATCGATTGGAATCCCGTCTATCTCTACCAGGAAATTTTTGATAAAGAAGAGGATATGAATTATTTCCTGGAACATGTGTGCCGCTATGAATGGAATGTGCTGCAAGATGCCGGGCGCTCCCTGGCAGAGGGCACCAGGGTCTTACAGGAACAACACCCTGAGTACCGTGAAGAAATAGCGATGTATTACGGTCGATGGGATGAGATGCTGGGAGGTACTATAAAAGAAAATGTGAAATTGATTAAGCCCCTGAAAGAAAAATATAACATATACGGGCTTACGAATTGGTCGGCTGAAACGATCCCCATTGCCATGGAACGCTACGATTTTTTCAAGGATTTGGATGGGATGGTTGTTTCAGGTGCGGAAAAGATAATAAAGCCCGATCCGAAACTCTATCATATTTTGCTGGAACGTTATGAAATAGAAGCCGGAGAATCACTTTTTATCGATGATAATTACGCAAATATCGAAGCCGCGCAACAACTGGGATTTCAAACAATCCATCTGGCAGAAGGAATCAGTCTGGAGGAAGTGCTAAAAGCAAAAGCTATCTTATAA
- a CDS encoding C40 family peptidase, translating to MAYRNNGWLKVVSLAIITFILASCGAGRTTVSSSKPSTVLQDDIIQYGRQYLGKPYRYAGKGPNSFDCSGYTSFVFRKFGYRLDPSSAGQDRQIPTIARREDLRKGDLVFFEGNRKNGRVGHVGIVTEAFPNGQFKFIHSSTTSGVIISSSTEPYYASRYLRGGRILEENASYVTRRNPQVNKKQLTATNKEPVQPNIPEITPRETDEPVITTIQTGNYSGRESILVQTDPLKNPPLTSTNGKGQREDKVQRTKSDMVLREEENAIISAPTNTKNHTVQMGETLYSISRLYGCTVEQLKVWNPHLKTVLKPGESLLVHTN from the coding sequence ATGGCATACAGAAATAACGGCTGGTTGAAAGTCGTTTCTCTGGCAATCATAACATTTATCCTGGCCTCCTGCGGTGCGGGAAGAACAACTGTCTCCAGTAGTAAACCATCTACGGTTTTACAAGATGATATCATCCAATATGGAAGGCAGTACCTCGGTAAACCTTACCGGTATGCAGGGAAAGGCCCTAATTCTTTCGATTGTTCAGGTTATACCTCCTTTGTGTTCAGAAAATTCGGATACAGGTTAGATCCCAGTTCAGCCGGACAGGACCGCCAAATCCCCACTATCGCCAGACGAGAGGATCTTCGAAAGGGTGATCTTGTTTTTTTTGAAGGAAACAGAAAGAACGGGAGAGTCGGACATGTAGGAATAGTGACGGAAGCATTCCCTAACGGACAATTTAAATTCATCCATTCTTCCACCACCAGCGGAGTGATTATCTCCTCCTCTACAGAACCATATTACGCATCGCGCTATTTACGAGGAGGGAGAATCCTGGAGGAAAATGCATCATATGTGACACGACGCAATCCACAAGTAAATAAAAAACAACTTACAGCAACAAATAAAGAACCGGTACAACCAAATATCCCGGAGATAACACCTCGCGAAACAGATGAACCCGTAATAACGACCATACAGACCGGAAATTATTCCGGCCGCGAATCTATACTTGTACAGACTGATCCCCTGAAAAATCCTCCCCTCACATCAACAAACGGAAAAGGGCAAAGAGAAGATAAGGTTCAACGGACAAAAAGCGACATGGTGCTGAGAGAAGAAGAGAATGCTATAATTTCCGCCCCTACTAATACTAAAAACCATACGGTACAAATGGGCGAAACACTCTACTCCATCTCACGATTATACGGATGTACCGTAGAACAACTGAAAGTATGGAACCCGCACCTGAAAACTGTATTAAAACCTGGAGAGTCCCTACTTGTCCATACCAATTAA
- the prfB gene encoding peptide chain release factor 2 (programmed frameshift), with translation MITTDQLKDVLERENALRGYLDIDVKRIQLEEEELRTQSPDFWNDAKTAEQQMKVVRELKYWINAYQEVKSAAEELQLAFDFAKEGIVSEEEIDANYKHVLRLIEDLELKNMLRREEDQLGAVLKINAGAGGTESQDWASMLFRMYQRWCESKNYKTTVTNWQDGDDAGIKTATLQVEGDLAYGFLKSENGVHRLVRVSPFNAQGKRMTSFASVFVVPLVDDSIEIEVNPANLSWDTFRSSGAGGQNVNKVETGVRLHYQYKDPDTGEEQEIVIENTESRSQMGNRENALRLLKSQLYEIELEKRRAAQAAIEAGKKKIEWGSQIRSYVFDDRRVKDHRTNYQTSDVTGVMDGDLDEFIKAYLMQFGDEA, from the exons ATGATAACGACAGACCAACTAAAAGATGTGTTGGAGCGCGAGAACGCGCTGAGGGGGTATCTT GACATCGATGTAAAGCGTATCCAATTAGAAGAAGAAGAATTAAGGACTCAATCACCCGATTTCTGGAACGACGCCAAAACCGCCGAACAGCAGATGAAGGTAGTGCGTGAACTGAAATACTGGATCAATGCCTACCAGGAGGTAAAGTCGGCTGCCGAGGAGCTACAGTTGGCATTCGACTTCGCCAAAGAAGGAATTGTTTCGGAAGAGGAGATAGATGCCAACTACAAACATGTGCTTCGACTGATCGAAGACCTGGAGTTGAAAAATATGCTTCGTCGTGAGGAAGATCAACTGGGAGCAGTATTAAAGATCAATGCAGGTGCAGGCGGTACGGAGAGTCAGGACTGGGCCTCTATGCTTTTCCGTATGTATCAGCGCTGGTGTGAAAGCAAGAACTACAAGACTACTGTTACCAATTGGCAGGATGGCGATGATGCCGGCATAAAGACAGCGACCCTGCAGGTGGAGGGCGATCTGGCTTACGGATTCCTGAAAAGTGAGAACGGGGTGCACAGGCTGGTACGCGTATCCCCTTTCAATGCGCAGGGGAAACGGATGACCTCATTCGCTTCGGTGTTTGTCGTACCATTGGTTGACGACTCCATCGAGATAGAGGTGAATCCCGCCAACCTGAGTTGGGACACTTTCCGTTCGTCCGGAGCCGGTGGACAAAATGTAAATAAGGTGGAAACCGGCGTACGACTACACTACCAGTATAAAGATCCTGACACCGGAGAAGAGCAGGAAATTGTAATTGAAAATACCGAGAGCCGTTCGCAAATGGGAAATCGGGAGAATGCCCTGCGTTTACTCAAGTCGCAGCTTTACGAAATAGAACTGGAGAAACGCCGTGCAGCACAGGCAGCTATTGAAGCTGGTAAAAAGAAGATCGAATGGGGATCCCAGATCCGCAGTTATGTATTCGATGATCGCCGTGTAAAAGACCACCGCACCAACTACCAGACATCAGATGTGACTGGAGTAATGGACGGTGATCTGGATGAGTTTATCAAAGCCTATCTAATGCAATTTGGAGACGAAGCATAA